ATATTGTTTTTATCATCTAATCATTTGATTCAAAATATAAATATTTTGTAGATTTTTATTATTAATCATCTTTTAGTTTTATTTAACAATTCTGCTACGGCAAAACTTGGAGTAGCAAGAGATACATCTTTATTATATCCTTCTTTTATTGATATAATATTATATTCTTGTCTTAGGGCATCAATTAATATTGGCTCCCCCAATCCAGTAATAACAATATTGTTAATATTATATTTAGTTGCTACCTTATCCACATTAGATTTTATTAAATTTAAAAGTTTTGCATAAAATTGTTTTGCAACTTCATTTATTTCTTCTTCGCCTATTTGTTCCAAATCCCCACATAATACTTTTGACAATCTAATTTTACAATTTTGTTTATTTGTAGGAGCTCCGTCAGGAGTGTCGCAGGTGTAATCATTTGTAGTTATTTTATCCATAATAATATTAATATCTCCCGTAATGGCAAAATATTCAGAAGATACATTTATTGTTGTATTTTCATTTTTACATTTGTATTCCACAGTATTACTTAAAAATGAAATTGGAGTTCTAAGTGTTCCGACATACAATAATTCGTTATTAATTAATCTATCAAGGTCTGTTTTTTGTGCCACTATTTTTCCATTAACTATTGGTATTATGTCCGTAGTTGTTGAACCCATATCAATTAATATACAATTATCATTTGGACATATGTTATTTTTTACAAATTCCGCCGTAGCCGTCCAATTTGATGCTGAAACCTTTATATGCTGTTTCACAGCCTCCGAGGGCGTTAAAAAATTCCCATCTACATCAAAAATAAATATTTCTTTATTTGGAAAGGCATTTTTCACAGAATTTAATATATCAATTACTCCTTCTTTTTTAGTTTCATAGGAATCCGCAAGTTCTGCTGTCATTACAAGTGCTATTTTTGTAATGTCTTTATGATTATATTTTGCCAATAAATTAGTCAATTCTTTATTGTTTCTCCACATTGGAAAATATATATGGTGTATTTTATAAGTTCCATCTGATTTCATTTCTGTTATTTTGGTGTTAGCTCCGCCTATATCTATTCCAAGTATCATATTATCCCATATCACAATTTTTATTATTATTTTTAATCAATAATCATATCAATTATATATAATTAATATAAACTACATTTAATAATATTTAAAATAATAAGAATAATAATAGAGAATAATAAGAGAGTAATAATAAGAACAATAATAAAAATAAAATAATAATTCATTAACTAACTAAAACACGGTGAATTTATGAAATACATCACAGAAGGAAACACCAAATTAAAAATACCCGAAGATGCCACAATATCAAAAAAGGATAAAATATTTTATAATCCAATAATGGAAGTAAATAGGGACATATCAGTTTCAATAGTACAAAGTTTTTTAAATAAGTACGATAGAGATGAATTTTTTATTTGTGACCCTTTGGGGGGAAGTGGAGCTCGGGGATTAAGGTATGCCAATGAATTAAAAATAAATTCAGGAACAGGAGCTCCTCACATCACCATAGGAGACATAAACCCAAATGCCATATCGTTAGCACAAGAAAATGCAAAATTAAATAATTTAAACAATGTAAATATAGTTCATAAAGATGCAAATGTGCTTCTTTCGGAGAATTTTAGAAAATTTAATGTTGTAGATATTGACCCATTCGGAGCTCCCTCCCCATATTTAGATAGTGCTATAAGAAGTATTATAACCAAAAATGGTATATTATGTATGACTGCCACAGATACGGCTGTGCTTTACGGCTCATATAGAAAAACATGTATAAGAAATTACGATGCCACACCATTAAAAGGAAATAAAGAACTTGCCATTAGGTTGTTGGTGGGACATGCCATAAGAATGGCATCAAAATACGATATTGGTCTTAAACCAATTTTTTCACATTTCACGGCACATTATGTTAGAACTTTTTTAATGACTGAAAGAGGAGCTAAAAAAGCCGATGAAGCCGTTGATAAATTAGGATATGTTAAAAATATAGAGGAAGAATATATTATTAAATCCAGAAAAGAAGGCAATAGTGATGGTTTCTGTGGATTGTATTATTTGGATAATTTAACAGATGAAAATATAACAAAAGATGCCATAAAAATTGCAGAAGAAAGAAATTACTCAAAAGAAAGCGTTAAA
The window above is part of the Methanococcus aeolicus Nankai-3 genome. Proteins encoded here:
- a CDS encoding tRNA (guanine(10)-N(2))-dimethyltransferase, whose translation is MKYITEGNTKLKIPEDATISKKDKIFYNPIMEVNRDISVSIVQSFLNKYDRDEFFICDPLGGSGARGLRYANELKINSGTGAPHITIGDINPNAISLAQENAKLNNLNNVNIVHKDANVLLSENFRKFNVVDIDPFGAPSPYLDSAIRSIITKNGILCMTATDTAVLYGSYRKTCIRNYDATPLKGNKELAIRLLVGHAIRMASKYDIGLKPIFSHFTAHYVRTFLMTERGAKKADEAVDKLGYVKNIEEEYIIKSRKEGNSDGFCGLYYLDNLTDENITKDAIKIAEERNYSKESVKVMKTVYEESLINNVGCYDVHKICKNIKKKVPPVDILMSGLNEMGFNACRTHHNPHSIKSDAKLIDIVEFIYKYDGNK
- the mfnF gene encoding (4-{4-[2-(gamma-L-glutamylamino)ethyl]phenoxymethyl}furan-2-yl)methanamine synthase, which gives rise to MILGIDIGGANTKITEMKSDGTYKIHHIYFPMWRNNKELTNLLAKYNHKDITKIALVMTAELADSYETKKEGVIDILNSVKNAFPNKEIFIFDVDGNFLTPSEAVKQHIKVSASNWTATAEFVKNNICPNDNCILIDMGSTTTDIIPIVNGKIVAQKTDLDRLINNELLYVGTLRTPISFLSNTVEYKCKNENTTINVSSEYFAITGDINIIMDKITTNDYTCDTPDGAPTNKQNCKIRLSKVLCGDLEQIGEEEINEVAKQFYAKLLNLIKSNVDKVATKYNINNIVITGLGEPILIDALRQEYNIISIKEGYNKDVSLATPSFAVAELLNKTKR